The genomic DNA CGAAAGTAGGATAAGCGTGTAGCTGTTACCAGAGACGTGCTGGGGTTAGCCACGACTAACTAAGGCATCTGTGACGAGCAGCTTTTGGTAAAACAGCTAGGCGAATCCATCCTAACGGGGTTATTTTTCTAGCTAAATTTGTTTAATTAGACTGAAGGCTTATTCCGCTCTCTACGTTGCAATAGAAGAGGTAAGCTATATCAGCAAACTATAGGACGGCATGAGGACGAATCAAACGAGCAATCGAGAAAGTAAGTTAAATTCACGACAGCGCCTTGTTGGAATCAGGATCTTGCTAGTAGAGGATGAGCCAGATATTGCAGACCTGCTCATCTTCGTTCTGGAAACAGCAGGTGCAGAGGTGATGGCTTTGATCAACGCAGAAGCAGCCTTCGGCATCCTCGAATCGTTTCATCCGAATATTCTGGTATCCAATGTCAAGTTGCCTCATCATAATGGAAATTGGTTGATTGAGCAAATTCGGGGACATTCCAGCCCATACTTCCGGCAGTTGCCAGCAATCGCTATTACTTCTTATACACGGGAATTTTCCGAAAGTAAGGCTTTAAATGCAGGCTTTAATCGATTTCTAGTCAAGCTTGAGAATCTAGAGTCAATAGAGGGTGTGATAGTTGATTTACTATCCAGCCGTGATTATACGGACTAAAGTCAGCAACAAGCGTACTCAAGTCATGAACCTGTGGTTTACCGCTATCTAATGGCTCTTAAGTTCTAAGGCTATGAGTTGGACTTATCTTTATATAGTTTGTCCTGTAAGCCTTGCTACAACTGCAACAAGATCATCAGGTTCAAAAGGCTTACAAATAACCTCTTGAAACCCTGCATCTATTGCTTCGCTAATGTCTTCTGGATACGCATAACTTGTTAAAGCCACAGCTGGAAGAAACCCACCCATTGACGCTTCTTTGTTTCTGATGGAGGTAACTAGTGAGTAACCGTCCTTGTCAGGCATCCCGATGTCGCTGATCACAATATCTGGTTTCCACTCTTCAATTGCTTCTATAGCTTCATCCACCGATGTTGCCGTTTTGGTTTGTGCCTGGTAATCTGACAAAATAAACGTAACTATACACAAGCAATCGTCATTGTCATTGTCATCTACCACAAGTACCCTTAAACCATTGAGGGATGGAGATTGACTTTGCGGTATTTGCTCTAAAAACTCTCTATCTTTTTGTGGATATGTCACGTTAGAATTTTTTGGCAACATAAAATAACCTCCTACTTGGTGATCTCAATTAGGAGTCTTAATAAGCAGATGGTGGTCGCCATCTGCTTTTAGACATTTTCATTACTAAATCAATAATAGAATA from Nostoc punctiforme PCC 73102 includes the following:
- a CDS encoding response regulator — translated: MRTNQTSNRESKLNSRQRLVGIRILLVEDEPDIADLLIFVLETAGAEVMALINAEAAFGILESFHPNILVSNVKLPHHNGNWLIEQIRGHSSPYFRQLPAIAITSYTREFSESKALNAGFNRFLVKLENLESIEGVIVDLLSSRDYTD
- a CDS encoding response regulator yields the protein MLPKNSNVTYPQKDREFLEQIPQSQSPSLNGLRVLVVDDNDNDDCLCIVTFILSDYQAQTKTATSVDEAIEAIEEWKPDIVISDIGMPDKDGYSLVTSIRNKEASMGGFLPAVALTSYAYPEDISEAIDAGFQEVICKPFEPDDLVAVVARLTGQTI